Proteins encoded together in one Bradyrhizobium sp. CB82 window:
- a CDS encoding IS630 family transposase (programmed frameshift), with protein sequence MGKPYSLDLRKRVVAAIESGMSRNQAAKQFGVAISTAIGWMKRVDETGSVEPSQMGGYKPKAISGEHAAWLSQRIKDGDFTIRGLVAELAGRGLKVDYHSVWDFVHAEKLSFKKKRVAAGERDRPEVARRRAQWAKYQGRVEAERLVFIDETWTRTDMAPLRGWAPRGLRLHAKVPHGRWKTMTFLAALRHDRIDAPWFLEGPIDGVSFRTYVEKILLPTLQPGDIVILDNLGSHRSKAVRQLIRSVGAKLFFLPKYSPDLNPIEQVFAKLKHLLRKAAARTVDAVCAAIGHALDGFTSEECANYLKNSGYRT encoded by the exons ATGGGCAAGCCTTATTCTCTGGATCTTCGCAAGCGGGTCGTGGCGGCAATTGAGAGCGGGATGTCCCGCAATCAGGCCGCCAAGCAGTTTGGGGTAGCGATCAGCACGGCCATTGGCTGGATGAAGCGGGTCGATGAGACCGGCAGCGTTGAGCCCAGTCAGATGGGCGGCTACAAGCCGAAGGCGATTTCGGGCGAGCATGCGGCCTGGCTGTCGCAGCGGATCAAGGACGGCGATTTCACCATCCGTGGTCTCGTTGCCGAGCTTGCCGGCCGCGGCCTGAAGGTCGACTACCACTCGGTGTGGGACTTCGTACATGCCGAGAAGCTCAGCTTCAAAAAAAAGCG CGTGGCGGCTGGCGAACGCGATCGTCCCGAGGTCGCGCGGCGGCGAGCCCAGTGGGCAAAGTATCAAGGTCGCGTCGAAGCTGAGCGACTGGTCTTCATCGACGAGACCTGGACCAGGACTGATATGGCCCCCTTGCGGGGATGGGCGCCGCGCGGGCTCAGACTTCACGCCAAGGTTCCTCACGGCCGCTGGAAGACCATGACCTTCCTGGCGGCCCTGCGCCATGACCGGATCGATGCGCCATGGTTCCTCGAGGGGCCGATCGATGGCGTGAGCTTCCGCACCTACGTCGAGAAGATCCTCCTGCCGACCCTTCAGCCCGGCGATATCGTCATCTTGGATAACCTCGGCAGCCACAGGAGCAAGGCAGTTCGCCAGCTCATCCGTTCGGTCGGCGCCAAACTCTTCTTCCTGCCAAAATACTCGCCCGACCTGAACCCGATCGAACAGGTCTTTGCCAAGCTCAAGCACTTGCTCCGCAAAGCTGCCGCGCGAACCGTCGATGCGGTCTGCGCCGCTATCGGCCACGCGCT
- the hutU gene encoding urocanate hydratase: MNRRLDNERTIRAPRGSDISAKSWLTEAPLRMLMNNLDPDVAERPGELVVYGGIGRAARDWESFDRIVASLRKLEGDQTLLVQSGKPVGIFRTQADAPRVLIANSNLVPHWATLDHFNALDKAGLMMFGQMTAGSWIYIGSQGIVQGTYETFVEVGRRHYGGSLAGKWILTAGLGGMGGAQPLAATMAGASLLAIECQPSRIEMRLRTGYLDCQANSLDEALALMADAAQTKKAISVGLLGNAADIFPELVRRGVKPDIVTDQTSAHDPINGYLPKGWTLAEWEAKRRDDPKAVELAAKSSMVDHVRAMLEFHAQGIPTLDYGNNIRQMAKDMGLNNAFDFPGFVPAYIRPLFCRGVGPFRWAALSGDPEDIFRTDARVKELMPHDKHLHNWLDMAKARIKFQGLPARICWVGLGDRHRLGLAFNAMVARGEVKAPIVIGRDHLDSGSVASPNRETEAMRDGSDAVSDWPLLNALLNCASGATWVSLHHGGGVGIGYSQHAGMVIVADGTAEAARRLERVLWNDPASGVMRHADAGYETAIDCARANGLDLPSLGG, encoded by the coding sequence ATGAACCGCCGACTGGACAATGAACGCACGATCCGCGCTCCCCGCGGCTCCGACATCAGCGCCAAGAGCTGGCTGACGGAAGCGCCGCTGCGTATGCTGATGAATAATCTCGATCCCGATGTGGCCGAACGGCCGGGCGAACTTGTCGTCTATGGCGGGATCGGCCGTGCGGCGCGCGACTGGGAGAGCTTTGACCGGATCGTTGCTTCGCTGCGCAAGCTCGAGGGCGACCAGACGCTGCTCGTTCAGTCGGGCAAGCCGGTCGGCATCTTCCGCACCCAAGCGGATGCGCCGCGGGTGCTGATCGCGAACTCCAACCTCGTGCCGCACTGGGCGACGCTCGATCACTTCAATGCGCTCGACAAGGCCGGCCTGATGATGTTCGGCCAGATGACGGCCGGCTCGTGGATCTATATCGGCAGCCAGGGCATCGTGCAGGGGACCTACGAGACCTTCGTCGAGGTCGGGCGGCGCCATTACGGCGGCAGCCTTGCCGGCAAATGGATTTTGACGGCGGGTCTCGGCGGCATGGGCGGCGCGCAGCCGCTGGCGGCGACGATGGCCGGTGCTTCCCTGCTCGCGATCGAGTGCCAGCCGAGCCGCATCGAGATGCGCCTGCGGACCGGCTACCTCGACTGTCAGGCGAACTCGCTGGATGAAGCACTCGCACTGATGGCTGATGCCGCGCAAACCAAAAAGGCGATCTCGGTCGGCTTGCTCGGCAATGCCGCCGACATCTTCCCCGAACTCGTGCGGCGCGGCGTCAAGCCCGACATCGTGACCGACCAGACCAGCGCCCATGATCCAATCAACGGGTACTTGCCGAAGGGTTGGACGCTTGCGGAGTGGGAAGCCAAGCGCAGGGACGATCCCAAGGCTGTGGAGCTCGCGGCAAAGTCTTCCATGGTCGACCACGTCAGGGCGATGCTGGAATTCCATGCGCAGGGCATTCCGACGCTCGACTACGGCAACAACATCCGCCAGATGGCGAAGGACATGGGGCTGAACAATGCATTCGATTTCCCGGGCTTCGTACCGGCCTATATCCGCCCGCTGTTCTGCCGCGGCGTCGGGCCGTTCCGCTGGGCGGCGCTGTCGGGCGATCCCGAGGACATCTTCCGCACCGACGCGAGGGTGAAGGAGCTGATGCCGCACGACAAGCACCTGCACAACTGGCTGGACATGGCGAAGGCGCGTATCAAATTCCAGGGGCTACCGGCGCGGATCTGCTGGGTCGGTCTCGGCGACCGGCATCGGCTTGGGCTCGCTTTCAACGCGATGGTGGCGCGCGGCGAAGTGAAGGCGCCGATCGTGATCGGTCGCGACCATCTTGACAGTGGCTCGGTGGCAAGCCCGAACCGCGAGACCGAGGCAATGCGCGACGGTTCGGACGCTGTGTCGGACTGGCCGCTGCTCAATGCGCTGCTGAATTGCGCCAGCGGAGCCACCTGGGTATCGCTGCATCACGGCGGCGGCGTCGGCATCGGCTATTCGCAGCATGCCGGCATGGTGATCGTCGCCGACGGCACGGCGGAGGCCGCCCGCCGCCTCGAACGCGTGCTGTGGAACGATCCGGCGAGCGGCGTCATGCGTCACGCCGATGCAGGCTACGAGACCGCGATCGACTGTGCCCGCGCAAACGGGCTCGATCTGCCGAGCCTGGGAGGCTAA
- the hutH gene encoding histidine ammonia-lyase, producing the protein MSEAATPIVVAPGRVNLGDLAQVLAGATVELDPSFWPAVDAASAIVAAAAQAPAPAYGINTGFGKLASKRISPDQTATLQHNLIVSHCCGVGPPTPEPVVRLMMALKIISLGRGASGVRREVIAQLEAMLARGVVPLVPQQGSVGASGDLAPLAHMAAVMIGEGQALAGGATMPGREALARAGLAPLTLGPKEGLALINGTQFSTAYAMSGLLRAHALACASLVTGALSVDAAMASTVPFRPEIHALRGHPGQIAAGATLTALLEGSDIRQSHLEGDERVQDPYCLRCQPQVAGAALDVLAQAARTLMIEANSVTDNPLVLVETGEIVSGGNFHAEPVAFAADGIALVLSEIGAISERRIATLVDPALNFGLPPFLTPDPGLNSGFMIAEVTAAALYAENKQRAAPCSIDSTPTSANQEDHVSMAAHAARRLSDMADNLASILGIELLVAAQGITLRLPHLTSPALAAVIATLREEVPALGPDRYMADDLAKAKAMVEAGALPRIASAALAKDPFPLLASEVAS; encoded by the coding sequence GTGAGCGAAGCGGCGACACCGATCGTGGTCGCACCCGGCCGCGTCAACCTCGGCGATCTCGCGCAGGTGCTTGCGGGCGCGACCGTAGAGCTCGATCCGTCGTTCTGGCCAGCGGTCGACGCGGCGTCGGCGATCGTGGCCGCGGCTGCGCAGGCACCTGCACCGGCCTATGGCATCAATACCGGGTTCGGAAAGCTCGCCTCGAAGCGTATCTCTCCGGACCAGACGGCGACGCTTCAGCACAATCTGATCGTCTCGCACTGCTGTGGCGTGGGGCCGCCGACGCCGGAGCCGGTGGTGCGGCTGATGATGGCGCTGAAGATCATCTCGCTGGGGCGTGGCGCATCAGGGGTGCGGCGCGAGGTTATCGCGCAGCTCGAGGCGATGCTGGCGCGTGGCGTCGTGCCGCTGGTGCCGCAGCAGGGCTCGGTCGGCGCCTCCGGCGATCTGGCGCCGCTCGCGCACATGGCCGCGGTCATGATCGGCGAGGGGCAGGCACTGGCGGGCGGAGCGACCATGCCGGGCCGCGAGGCCCTAGCCCGCGCTGGTCTGGCGCCATTGACGCTTGGTCCCAAGGAAGGCCTTGCACTCATCAATGGCACGCAGTTCTCCACGGCCTATGCGATGTCCGGCCTGTTGCGTGCGCATGCGCTGGCCTGCGCGTCGCTGGTGACGGGCGCTCTGTCCGTCGATGCAGCGATGGCCTCGACGGTGCCGTTTCGCCCAGAGATCCACGCGCTACGCGGCCATCCCGGACAGATCGCCGCCGGCGCGACGCTGACGGCCTTGCTGGAGGGCAGCGATATCCGCCAGTCGCATCTCGAAGGCGACGAACGGGTGCAGGACCCCTATTGCCTGCGCTGCCAGCCGCAAGTCGCCGGTGCCGCGCTCGACGTGCTGGCGCAGGCCGCACGCACTTTGATGATCGAGGCCAATTCCGTCACGGACAATCCGCTGGTGCTGGTCGAGACCGGCGAGATCGTGTCAGGCGGCAATTTCCACGCCGAGCCGGTCGCCTTTGCGGCCGACGGAATCGCGCTCGTGCTGTCGGAGATCGGCGCCATCAGCGAACGGCGCATCGCAACCCTCGTTGATCCCGCGCTGAATTTCGGCCTGCCGCCATTCCTGACGCCCGATCCCGGCCTGAACTCCGGCTTCATGATCGCCGAGGTCACGGCGGCGGCGCTCTATGCCGAGAACAAGCAGCGCGCTGCGCCATGCTCGATCGATTCGACGCCGACCAGCGCCAACCAGGAAGACCATGTGTCGATGGCCGCGCATGCCGCGCGACGGCTCTCCGACATGGCGGACAATCTCGCCTCCATCCTCGGTATCGAGCTGTTGGTCGCGGCGCAAGGCATCACGCTACGCCTGCCGCATTTGACCAGCCCCGCGCTTGCAGCCGTCATCGCCACCCTGCGCGAGGAGGTGCCGGCGCTCGGGCCCGATCGCTACATGGCCGACGACCTCGCCAAAGCCAAGGCGATGGTCGAGGCCGGCGCGCTGCCGCGCATTGCAAGCGCGGCGCTCGCGAAAGATCCGTTTCCATTGCTTGCCTCAGAGGTCGCCTCATGA
- the hutI gene encoding imidazolonepropionase, producing the protein MAERFDRIWHNARLATMRDDLPDLGETAHGLIAACDGRIVFAGSHSDFPADADAAEWIDCAGRWITPGLVDCHTHLVYGGNRAHEFELRLKGASYEEIARAGGGIVSTVAATRAASEAELVASALPRLDALIGEGVTTLEIKSGYGLDTETELRQLSAARALARVRPVAIRTSFLGAHALPVEAGGDKDRYIDRVCREMLPAVAQVGLADAVDAFMEGIGFSAEQTARVFAAARALGLPVKLHADQLSNLGGAALAAKFSALSADHLEHTDEAGVAAMAQAGTVAVLLPGAFYFIRETQKPPLELLRKHGVRVALATDCNPGSSPLTSLLLTMNLGATLFRMTVVECLAGVTREGARALGMLSEVGTLEAGKCCDLAIWDVERPAELVYRIGFNPLHRRVWRGE; encoded by the coding sequence ATGGCAGAGCGCTTCGATCGGATCTGGCACAATGCCCGCCTCGCCACGATGCGAGATGATCTGCCCGATCTCGGCGAGACCGCGCACGGTCTGATCGCGGCGTGCGATGGCCGCATCGTGTTTGCGGGCAGTCATTCCGATTTTCCGGCGGATGCCGATGCGGCGGAGTGGATCGATTGTGCGGGGCGGTGGATCACGCCCGGTCTCGTCGATTGCCACACGCATCTGGTCTATGGCGGCAACCGCGCGCACGAATTCGAACTGCGGCTCAAGGGTGCGAGCTATGAAGAGATCGCGCGCGCCGGCGGCGGCATCGTCTCGACGGTCGCGGCGACGCGGGCCGCGAGCGAGGCGGAGCTCGTTGCGAGTGCGCTGCCGAGGCTCGACGCGCTGATCGGCGAGGGCGTAACGACCCTGGAGATCAAGTCCGGCTATGGCCTCGATACGGAGACCGAGCTGCGGCAGCTCAGTGCCGCGCGTGCGCTCGCACGCGTCCGGCCCGTTGCGATCCGCACGAGTTTCCTCGGCGCGCACGCGCTTCCCGTTGAAGCCGGCGGCGACAAGGATCGCTACATCGATCGGGTCTGTCGCGAGATGCTGCCCGCGGTGGCGCAGGTCGGGCTTGCCGACGCGGTCGATGCGTTCATGGAAGGCATCGGCTTCTCGGCCGAGCAGACTGCGCGCGTGTTCGCGGCGGCGAGGGCGCTCGGCCTGCCGGTGAAGCTGCACGCCGATCAACTGTCCAATCTCGGCGGTGCGGCGCTCGCCGCGAAATTCTCCGCTCTTTCGGCTGATCATCTTGAGCACACGGATGAGGCCGGTGTTGCAGCGATGGCGCAGGCGGGGACAGTGGCGGTCCTCTTGCCCGGCGCCTTCTATTTCATCCGTGAAACGCAGAAGCCGCCCCTCGAGCTGTTACGCAAGCATGGCGTCAGGGTCGCGCTCGCGACCGATTGCAATCCCGGCAGCTCGCCACTCACTTCGCTTCTGCTCACGATGAACTTGGGGGCGACGTTGTTCCGGATGACGGTCGTCGAATGTCTCGCCGGCGTGACCCGCGAAGGGGCGCGCGCGCTGGGCATGCTTTCGGAAGTCGGCACGCTAGAGGCCGGCAAATGTTGCGACCTCGCGATCTGGGATGTCGAGCGGCCGGCCGAGCTCGTCTACCGGATCGGCTTCAATCCGTTGCACCGCCGGGTCTGGAGAGGCGAGTGA
- a CDS encoding formimidoylglutamate deiminase, whose protein sequence is MTRLHFASALLPSGWADDVQVVVTDGTVAEVAAGVAPAAGDERHHLAIPGIASLHSHAFQRGMAGLAETRGNTADTFWTWRETMYRFALAMTPDDVESVATLLYVEMLERGFTRVGEFHYLHHDHDGAPYANPAEMATRIAQAAETAGIGLTLLPSFYAHGTFGGVAPHAGQRRFICSVDQFARLLAASREAVGRLPGANIGIAPHSLRAVTPDELAAIMPLADGEPVHIHAAEQIREVEDCLAWSGKRPVEWLLEHAALDRRWCLIHATHTTPTEVASLAKTGAVAGLCPVTEASLGDGIFPAREFLDARGRFGVGTDSNVLVGIADELRQLEYGQRLKHRERNVLSNGPGVSTGRTLLDGALAGGAQALAQAVAGLKAGARADIVTLDTIHPSLAGRRGDAVLDGWIFAAGPSAIDCVWAGGRKIVEGGRHTLRHSARERFNTTVRRLIA, encoded by the coding sequence ATGACACGACTGCATTTCGCATCCGCGCTGCTGCCCTCGGGCTGGGCCGACGACGTGCAGGTCGTCGTCACCGATGGCACCGTCGCCGAAGTCGCAGCGGGCGTCGCGCCTGCAGCCGGAGACGAGCGCCATCACCTCGCCATTCCCGGCATCGCAAGCCTGCACAGCCACGCGTTCCAGCGCGGCATGGCGGGCCTCGCCGAGACGCGCGGCAACACCGCCGACACGTTCTGGACCTGGCGCGAGACGATGTACCGTTTCGCGCTTGCAATGACGCCCGATGACGTCGAGAGCGTCGCCACCCTGCTCTATGTCGAGATGCTCGAGCGGGGCTTTACGCGCGTCGGCGAGTTTCATTATCTGCATCACGATCATGACGGCGCGCCCTACGCCAATCCGGCGGAGATGGCGACGCGCATCGCACAAGCCGCCGAGACTGCTGGTATCGGCCTCACCCTGCTGCCGAGCTTTTACGCGCACGGCACGTTCGGCGGCGTGGCGCCACATGCGGGCCAGCGCCGCTTCATCTGCTCCGTCGATCAGTTTGCAAGATTGCTTGCCGCTTCGCGCGAGGCCGTCGGCAGGTTGCCCGGCGCCAATATCGGCATTGCGCCGCACAGCCTCCGTGCCGTGACGCCAGACGAACTGGCCGCGATCATGCCGCTTGCGGATGGCGAGCCGGTTCATATCCACGCCGCGGAACAGATCAGGGAAGTCGAGGATTGCCTTGCCTGGTCCGGCAAGCGCCCTGTGGAATGGCTGCTCGAACATGCTGCTCTCGATCGGCGCTGGTGCCTCATTCATGCAACCCATACGACGCCGACGGAAGTCGCCTCGCTCGCGAAAACCGGCGCGGTTGCGGGCCTCTGCCCCGTGACCGAGGCAAGCCTCGGCGACGGCATTTTTCCGGCGCGCGAATTCCTCGATGCCCGGGGCCGGTTCGGCGTTGGCACCGATTCCAATGTCCTGGTCGGCATTGCCGACGAATTGCGCCAGCTCGAATATGGCCAGCGGCTGAAGCACCGCGAGCGCAACGTGCTGTCGAACGGACCCGGCGTCTCGACCGGACGCACCCTGCTCGACGGCGCCCTTGCAGGCGGTGCGCAGGCACTCGCGCAAGCCGTCGCGGGACTCAAAGCCGGCGCGCGTGCCGACATCGTCACCCTCGACACCATCCACCCCTCGCTCGCCGGCCGCCGCGGCGACGCCGTTCTCGACGGCTGGATCTTTGCGGCGGGCCCAAGTGCGATCGATTGCGTGTGGGCCGGCGGCAGGAAGATCGTCGAAGGCGGGCGGCATACGCTGCGCCACTCGGCGCGGGAACGCTTCAACACGACCGTTCGGAGGCTCATCGCATGA
- the hutC gene encoding histidine utilization repressor: MSLATDKLDDKPTLYRQIRRDIESRILTGEWPPGHRIPFEHQLMARYRCSRMTVNKALSELAQADLIERRRRAGTFVRRPQHLSAVLRIADIRAEITALGRGYGYQLIQCARRAASAADRARLGVRKTGKVIAITCRHSADNVPFALEDGLIDLEAVPEAARADFAAEPPGSWLLHHVPWTEAEHTISAVIADDRTADALGIAVGAPCLVIDRYTWRSARTLTAVRLLYPGESHRLVARFKGG, from the coding sequence ATGAGCCTCGCCACCGACAAGCTCGACGACAAGCCGACGCTTTACAGGCAGATCAGGCGCGACATCGAGAGCAGGATTTTGACCGGCGAGTGGCCACCGGGTCATCGCATCCCGTTCGAGCATCAATTGATGGCGCGCTATCGCTGCTCGCGCATGACGGTGAACAAGGCGTTGTCGGAGCTCGCACAGGCCGATCTGATCGAGCGGCGGCGGCGTGCGGGCACGTTCGTTCGCCGTCCGCAGCATCTGTCCGCGGTACTCAGGATCGCGGACATTCGCGCGGAGATCACCGCGCTTGGCCGCGGCTATGGCTACCAGCTCATTCAGTGCGCACGCCGCGCCGCAAGTGCCGCGGATCGCGCCCGCCTCGGGGTGCGAAAGACGGGCAAGGTGATCGCGATCACCTGCCGCCACAGCGCCGATAACGTGCCGTTCGCGCTCGAGGACGGGCTGATCGATCTCGAGGCCGTGCCGGAAGCGGCAAGGGCCGACTTTGCGGCCGAGCCGCCCGGTTCGTGGCTGCTTCATCACGTCCCATGGACAGAAGCCGAGCACACGATCAGTGCCGTCATTGCGGATGATCGCACCGCGGACGCGCTCGGCATCGCCGTCGGCGCGCCCTGCCTCGTGATCGACCGCTACACCTGGCGCAGCGCGCGGACGCTGACCGCGGTGCGGCTGCTCTATCCGGGCGAGTCCCACCGCCTCGTCGCCCGCTTCAAGGGAGGTTGA
- a CDS encoding ABC transporter substrate-binding protein: MRNSKAFAAIIALAVATPALADDVKVGVGISGWTGFAPLTLAKEAGIFKKNGLDVTIKKIPQKDRHLAIASGDIQCAATTVETWISWNANGVATKQIFQLDKSYGADGMAVRNDVAAIKDLKGKTVAASAPGTSPYFALAWMLKKNGLSVKDVTVVNLEPAAAAQAFVSGQNDAAMTYEPYLSTVRAAPDKGKIIATTLDYPMVMDTFGCTPKFLSENPKAAQALADSYFEALDMIAKDQAKAYEIMGSDVKQTGEQFGNSAKYLRWQDKAANQKFFGGEFLAFNKDAAELLLEIGIIKVAPKVEDLFDASFIK; this comes from the coding sequence ATGCGTAATTCGAAAGCATTCGCAGCCATCATTGCTCTCGCAGTGGCGACACCGGCGCTTGCTGACGACGTTAAGGTCGGCGTCGGCATCTCCGGATGGACCGGCTTTGCACCGCTGACGCTTGCCAAGGAGGCCGGCATCTTCAAGAAGAACGGCCTCGATGTAACGATCAAGAAAATTCCGCAGAAGGATCGTCATCTCGCTATCGCATCGGGCGACATCCAATGCGCTGCGACGACGGTCGAGACCTGGATCTCCTGGAACGCCAACGGCGTCGCGACCAAGCAGATCTTCCAGCTCGACAAGAGCTATGGTGCCGACGGCATGGCCGTGCGCAACGACGTAGCTGCGATCAAGGACTTGAAGGGCAAGACGGTCGCAGCCTCCGCGCCGGGCACCTCGCCCTACTTCGCGCTCGCATGGATGCTCAAAAAGAACGGCTTGTCGGTGAAGGACGTCACGGTGGTGAACCTGGAGCCGGCCGCAGCCGCGCAGGCCTTCGTCTCCGGCCAGAACGATGCCGCGATGACGTACGAGCCCTATCTCTCGACGGTGCGCGCCGCGCCCGACAAGGGCAAGATCATCGCCACCACGCTCGACTATCCGATGGTGATGGACACGTTCGGCTGCACGCCGAAATTCCTGAGCGAGAATCCCAAGGCGGCTCAGGCGCTGGCCGACAGCTATTTCGAGGCGCTGGACATGATCGCCAAGGATCAGGCCAAGGCCTACGAGATCATGGGCAGCGATGTGAAGCAGACCGGCGAGCAGTTCGGCAACTCGGCAAAGTACCTGCGCTGGCAGGACAAGGCCGCGAACCAGAAGTTCTTCGGCGGCGAGTTCCTGGCCTTCAATAAGGATGCTGCGGAATTGCTGCTCGAGATCGGCATCATCAAGGTCGCGCCTAAGGTTGAGGATCTCTTCGACGCGAGTTTCATCAAGTAA
- a CDS encoding ABC transporter permease, giving the protein MRPLDPVTAKQRTAYGLAFFVLFVALWSWATFGGHVSKTFLANPLTMVQEGFELLTRHGFVFDIGMTVWRVVGGFALAAVIAVPLGVLMGAYKPIEAFLEPFVSFARYLPASAFIPLLILWAGIGELQKLLVIFIGSVFQVILMVAVTVGATRRDLVEAAYTLGASDRGIIRRVLLPSSAPEIAEILRLVLGWAWTYVIVAELIGSSSGIGHMITDSQALLNTGQIIFGIIVIGLIGLVSDFLFKGFNAWLFPWKLA; this is encoded by the coding sequence ATGCGTCCCCTCGATCCCGTGACTGCGAAGCAACGTACGGCTTACGGCCTCGCGTTCTTCGTGCTGTTCGTTGCCTTGTGGTCCTGGGCAACCTTCGGCGGCCATGTGTCGAAGACCTTCCTCGCGAACCCGCTGACCATGGTGCAGGAAGGCTTCGAGCTCCTGACCCGGCACGGCTTCGTGTTCGACATCGGCATGACGGTCTGGCGTGTGGTCGGCGGCTTTGCGCTTGCCGCCGTCATTGCCGTGCCGCTCGGCGTGCTGATGGGCGCCTACAAGCCGATCGAGGCCTTTCTCGAGCCGTTCGTGTCCTTCGCGCGATACTTGCCGGCCTCCGCCTTCATCCCGCTCCTGATCCTGTGGGCCGGCATCGGCGAATTGCAAAAGCTGCTCGTCATCTTCATCGGCTCGGTGTTTCAGGTCATTTTGATGGTCGCCGTGACCGTTGGAGCCACGCGGCGCGATCTGGTCGAGGCGGCCTATACGCTTGGCGCCAGCGACCGCGGCATTATCCGCCGCGTGCTGCTGCCCTCCTCAGCGCCCGAGATCGCCGAAATCCTGCGGCTGGTGCTCGGTTGGGCATGGACCTACGTCATCGTCGCCGAGCTAATTGGTTCATCGTCCGGCATCGGCCATATGATCACCGACAGCCAAGCCCTGCTCAACACCGGGCAGATCATCTTCGGCATCATCGTCATCGGCTTGATCGGCCTCGTCTCCGACTTCCTGTTCAAGGGGTTCAATGCGTGGCTGTTTCCGTGGAAGCTCGCATGA
- a CDS encoding ABC transporter ATP-binding protein encodes MTTLSIDQVSRTFPARAGHAPTKALEPTCLDVGDNDFVTILGPSGCGKSTLLRIVAGLDRPTSGRVLLDGREVSGPGADRGMVFQSYTLFPWLTVRENIAFGLRERGISQSERGEIADAFIRQVGLSGFENHWPKQLSGGMQQRTAIARALANDPKILLLDEPFGALDNQTRALMQEMLLGIWERDQKTVLFVTHDIEEAIFLGSRVVVMSARPGRIKAEITVDLPHPRSYKIKTTPEFVHLKERLVEEIRTEALKVAEHA; translated from the coding sequence ATGACCACGCTCAGTATCGATCAGGTCTCACGAACCTTTCCTGCGCGGGCGGGCCACGCCCCGACGAAGGCGCTCGAGCCGACCTGCCTGGACGTGGGCGATAACGACTTCGTCACCATCCTCGGTCCGTCCGGTTGCGGCAAATCCACCCTGCTCCGCATCGTCGCCGGTCTCGACCGGCCGACCAGCGGCCGCGTCCTTCTCGACGGGCGCGAGGTGAGCGGTCCCGGCGCGGATCGCGGCATGGTGTTTCAGTCCTACACGCTGTTTCCCTGGCTTACCGTGCGGGAGAACATCGCTTTCGGCCTGCGCGAGCGCGGGATTTCGCAAAGCGAGCGTGGCGAGATCGCTGACGCCTTCATCCGCCAGGTGGGGTTGTCCGGCTTTGAAAATCACTGGCCGAAGCAATTGTCGGGCGGCATGCAGCAGCGAACCGCGATCGCACGCGCGCTCGCCAATGATCCAAAGATTTTGCTGCTCGACGAACCCTTCGGCGCGCTCGACAACCAGACCCGCGCCCTGATGCAGGAGATGCTGCTCGGAATCTGGGAGCGTGATCAGAAGACCGTGCTGTTCGTGACGCACGACATCGAGGAGGCGATCTTCCTCGGCAGCCGCGTCGTCGTCATGAGCGCACGGCCAGGCCGCATCAAGGCCGAGATTACGGTCGACCTGCCGCATCCGCGCTCCTACAAGATCAAGACCACGCCGGAATTCGTCCATCTCAAGGAGCGCCTCGTCGAGGAAATCCGCACCGAGGCGTTGAAGGTTGCTGAACATGCCTGA